CCCGAGCTGGATGAGCCGCCAGAGGGCAAGTGGTCGTGTCCGCACTGCGAGGCGGATGGCGGTgccgccgaggaggaggacgacgacgagcACCAGGAGTTCTGTCGGGTGTGCAAGGACGGCGGCGAGTTGCTGTGCTGCGACTCCTGCCCCTCGGCCTACCACACGTTCTGCTTGAATCCGCCACTGGACACCATACCAGATGGCGATTGGCGTTGTCCACGCTGCAGCTGCCCACCGCTCACGGGCAAGGCAGAAAAGATCATCACCTGGCGCTGGGCAGTGCGTCCCAGTGACGACGGGCCCTCCACTTCGAAGGGATCGAAGAGCAGCAACTCGCGGGTGCGCGAGTACTTCATCAAGTGGCACAACATGTCCTACTGGCACTGCGAATGGGTGCCGGAGGTGCAGCTGGACGTCCATCATCCGCTGATGATCCGTTCGTTCCAGCGCAAGTACGACATGGAGGAACCGCCGAAGTTCGAGGAGTCGCTGGACGAGGCGGACACTCGTTTCAAGCGCATTCAGCGACACAAGGACAAGGTGGGCATGAAGGCCGACGATGACACCGAGCTGCTGGAGGAAAAGTTCTACAAGAACGGCGTCAAGCCGGAGTGGCTCATTGTCCAGCGTGTAATCAACCATCGCACGGCGCGAGATGGCAGCACCATGTATCTGGTGAAGTGGCGCGAGTTGCCTTACGACAAGTCCACGTGGGAGGAGGAGGGCGATGACATCCAGGGCCTAAGGCAAGCCATTGACTACTACCAGGATCTGCGAGCTGTGTGCACCTCGGAGACCACGACATCGCGCAGCAAGAAGAGCAAGAAGGGGCGCAAGTCCAAGCTCAAGGTGGAGGACGACGAGGATCGTCCGGTGAAGCACTACACACCGCCGCCGGAGAAGCCCACCACTGACCTGAAGAAGAAGTACGAGGATCAGCCCGCGTTCTTGGAGGGCACCGGCATGCAGTTGCATCCCTACCAGATCGAGGGCATCAACTGGTTGCGCTACAGCTGGGGCCAGGGCATAGACACCATTCTGGCCGACGAGATGGGTCTGGGCAAGACCATTCAGACGGTGACCTTCTTGTACTCGTTGTACAAGGAGGGTCATTGCCGCGGACCCTTCCTTGTGGCCGTGCCCCTCTCCACGCTCGTCAACTGGGAGCGTGAATTCGAGCTGTGGGCTCCGGACTTTTATTGCATTACCTATATCGGTGACAAGGACTCGCGAGCCGTCATCCGCGAGAACGAACTGAGCTTCGAGGAGGGCGCCATTCGGGGCAGCAAGGTGTCGCGCTTGCGGACCACCCAGTACAAGTTCAACGTGCTGCTGACTAGCTACGAGCTGATCTCCATGGACGCCGCCTGCCTGGGCAGTATCGATTGGGCCGTGCTGGTGGTGGACGAGGCCCATCGCCTGAAGAGCAACCAGAGCAAGTTCTTCCGCATCCTAAACAGCTATGCCATTGCCTACAAGCTGCTGCTCACTGGTACTCCGCTGCAGAACAACCTCGAGGAGCTCTTCCATCTGCTCAACTTCTTGAGCCGCGACAAGTTCAACGATCTGCAGGCCTTCCAGGGCGAGTTCGCTGACGTTTCCAAGGAGGAGCAGGTGAAGCGCCTGCACGAGATGCTTGGCCCGCACATGCTGCGGCGCTTGAAGACCGACGTGCTGAAGAACATGCCCTCCAAGTCGGAATTCATTGTGCGCGTAGAGCTGTCGGCCATGCAAAAGAAGTTCTACAAGTTCATCTTGACCAAGAACTACGAGGCTTTGAATTCGAAGAGTGGCGGCGGCTCCTGCTCCCTGATCAACATCATGATGGACCTGAAGAAGTGCTGCAACCATCCGTATCTCTTCCCCTCGGCCGCCGAGGAGGCCACCACCTCTGCCGGTGGTCTCTACGAGATTAATTCGCTCACCAAGGCCGCTGGCAAGCTGGTCCTGCTTTCCAAGATGCTGAAGCAGCTGAAGGCGCAAAACCATCGTGTGCTGATCTTCTCGCAGATGACCAAGATGTTGGACATTCTCGAGGACTTCCTCGAGGGCGAGCAGTACAAGTACGAGAGGATTGACGGAGGAATTACTGGCACGCTGCGTCAGGAAGCCATCGATCGATTCAATGCCCCCGGAGCGCAGCAGTTTGTCTTCCTGCTGAGTACCCGAGCCGGAGGATTGGGTATTAACTTGGCCACTGCCGACACTGTCATCATTTACGACTCCGATTGGAACCCGCACAACGATATTCAGGCCTTCTCCCGAGCCCATCGTATTGGACAGGCCAACAAGGTGATGATCTATCGATTTGTGACCCGCAACTCGGTGGAGGAGCGCGTTACGCAGGTGGCCAAGCGTAAGATGATGTTGACTCATCTTGTGGTGCGACCGGGAATGGGCGGCAAGGGCGCGAACTTCACCAAGCAGGAGCTGGACGACATCCTTCGCTTTGGTACCGAGGATCTGTTTAAGGAGGACGACAAGGAGGAGGCTATTCACTACGATGACAAGGCGGTGGCCGAGCTGCTGGACCGAACCAACCGCGGCATTGAGGAGAAGGAGTCGTGGGCCAACGAGTATCTGTCCTCGTTCAAGGTGGCCTCTTACGCCaccaaggaggaggaggaggaggaagagaCGGAGATCATCAAACAGGATGCGGAGAACTCTGATCCGGCGTACTGGGTGAAGCTGCTGCGCCACCACTACGAACAGCACCAGGAGGATGTGGGTCGCAGCCTGGGCAAGGGCAAGCGAGTGCGCAAGCAGGTCAACTATACCGACGGTGGGGTTGTGGCTGCGGATACCACGCGGGACGATTCCAACTGGCAGGACAACGGCAGCGAGTATAACTCGGAGTATTCAGCTGGCTCCGACGAGGATGGCGGCGACGACGACTTTGATGACCAGAATGGAGGCGAGAGGAAGGCCAAGCGGCGTTTGGAGCGTCGCGACGATCGTCCATTGCCTCCGCTACTGGCCCGCGTTGGTGGAAACATCGAGGTGCTCGGTTTCAATGCCCGTCAACGCAAGAGTTTCCTGAATGCCATCATGCGGTACGGAATGCCCCCGCAGGACGCCTTCAACTCGCAGTGGTTGGTGCGGGACTTGCGTGGTAAATCCGAGCGCAACTTCAAGGCCTATGTCTCGCTTTTCATGCGGCATCTCTGTGAGCCGGGAGCGGACAATGCCGAGACCTTTGCCGATGGTGTGCCGCGTGAGGGACTTTCCCGCCAACATGTGCTAACCCGTATTGGTGTCATGTCGCTCATCCGCAAGAAGGTGCAGGAATTCGAGCATATTAACGGCTACTACAGCATGCCCGAGCTGATCCTCAAGCCTTGCGAACCGGTTCGATCAGCCCTGAAGCAGGATGCGGCCGCTCTGGAAGCTCCGCCCGCTGGAGGCAATGTGGACAAGAGCGCCACTACCAGCAACAGCGCCACTCCGGCCACTAGTGCGGCTCCAAGTCCAGCACCAGCATCTGAGAAGGGCgaggacaaggacaaggattccgagaaggagaaggacaaGGCCTCGTCTGAGAAGAGCGAGGTGAAGCAGGAACAAGAGGCTGAGGAGGACAAGAAGCCCGGGGATGTCAAGCAGGAGAATGCGGCGGAGGAAACCTCCGGCGACACAAAGCCCAGCGAGGCGGACGTCAAAACCGAGGTGGCCAAGACAGAGCCCAAGGAGGAGGCCAAGGAAGCAGAGCTCAAGGAAGAGCCCAAGACCGAGGAGAAGGAAAAGGAGAAGGCCGAGGACAAGAAGCCAATACCAACGACAGTTatcgacgacgacgatgacgatgTGATGATTGTCAAGGAGGACGGTGAGCTGGAGAAGCCCAGCGCCAGTTCGCCCAAGGATCACAAGGcggccgctgccgccgccgctgctgcagccgcCGCAACTGGAGCCACTGGCAAGGGAGTGGAGGACAGCTTGGAGGTGCTGAAGCGCAAATTCATGTTCAACATCGCCGATGGCGGTTTCACCGAACTGCACACCTTGTGGCTCAACGAGGAGAAGGCTGCGGTGCCCGGCAGGGAGTACGAGATCTGGCACCGTCGCCACGACTACTGGCTGCTGGCCGGCATCGTGACCCACGGCTATGGACGCTGGCAGGACATCCAGAACGACATTCGCTTCGCCATCATCAACGAACCCTTCAAGATGGACGTGGGCAAGGGCAACTTCCTGGAGATCAAGAACAAGTTCCTGGCCCGGCGCTTCAAGCTGCTGGAACAGGCGCTGGTCATCGAGGAGCAGCTGCGGCGGGCGGCCTACCTTAATCTCGCCCAGGACCCCAGCCACCCGGCCATGTCGCTGAACGCCCGTTTCGCCGAGGTCGAGTGTCTGGCCGAGTCCCATCAGCATCTCAGCAAGGAGTCGCTGGCTGGCAACAAGCCCGCCAACGCGGTGCTGCACAAGGTGCTCAACCAGCTCGAAGAGCTTCTCTCGGACATGAAGAGCGATGTGTCCCGGCTGCCAGCCACCCTGGCCCGCATCCCACCGGTGGCCCAGCGGCTCCAGATGTCCGAACGATCGATTCTCTCTCGCCTGGCGGCCACCGCCGGCAATGCCTCCAATGCAGGTGGGTCTCTACATAAGATTATAACGTACTCCATAACTTGATactaaaatatctttttatgTTACAGCTCAATTGATGGCACAATTCCCGGCTGGATTCCAGGGCACCACTTTGCCGGCATTCACCAGCGGACCGGCGGGCAACTTTGCCAACTTCCGGCCGCAGTTCTCGGTGCCCGGCCAGCTATCGAATAATTCCGGCGTCTAGGCATCTCCTCAATATCTATGTTAAGAGCATTCGTATTCCATGCAAATATACTTTACTCAAgctaagaatttaaatttctacACAAACCCACGCCCGCACACCCCACAACCTATATTTATCATAATCATTTGCAATGAATCcagataacaaaaaaaaacaaacgatCCATGTCGCGTTCACACAAATAATTAATTCAAAACGTTTGACACTCGGCGAATGGCGGGTTCGGTGTCGCCAGGCTTCGGATTCTGCTCCTGGGGCGGATCTCAGCGGAACACCACTCGTGGCCCATTCACCTACGACAAGTATAATAGTCCTTATTTTACTTCTTCACTATGTGATTACATAATCtagatacaaaatataaatgtattgaATTCCATTGCAAACGAGTGTTCCGAGTGTTATTTACATGGGTTGGCTAACGAATGGAATCTTATGTTTCACTAGGTTCTTACTATTTTAgtcgaaaaattattttcaattaaaaaaacgttttaGTTCAAGCGATAAAAGTTTTATTCATAGCTTTCGTTTCGAATATATCATCGTGTTCatgtatattaatataaattagttAAGTTCcgtgtgtatatatatctgtgggtgtatatatataatttgtaaatatcaAATACATAATCATTAGACACACTGAAGTCGTATCTGATAAGCGCAATACTAATTTCGAACCGAGTCCGCTCGGTGCGTCACACAAAGCCAATCAATATACGTAATACGTATGAGTAGAGCAACAGTAGTCTGCGAGTTCTGGGGATTGAAATTCGTACCACCTTGATATTGCTCTTCAATCACGATTAATATCAAACTGTCGGCAACGTTTCACTTTCGCTCGTTATTTACACAGTACTAGTTACATTAATTAAATGGAATTTCCCGACATGGTCTGGCGTAAATAATAATGAGCTGGCTCTGCGGGCCTaatacaattacaattttaaaattatatacaacaaaaacaggcaaaaacaacaagaaaatatTGAGAAGGGATTTGTTCGGCGCAGCAAACAAAACCTCACGTTGGCCAACCAATTTAACGTATTATTTACAAGCTAGACTTGAATATTGTATAGTATATTACACGCGTAAACAAAACTCGGCAAATAAAGGGGAAGGTAGACTTAGGGCTAACTAAGGGCTAACAACTATTGCGGAAAATCAAAATGAGCTTAGAATAGTAAATAACAAAACATACGCGTGGcgaaacaaaacacaaactcGCTGGAACAGAAGGGGGAAGAATGGGGGAATATATCTTCATAGCCACGATGCCCACGACGGACACCAGTTAGGAAATCGAGCACAGCTTCTTCAGCTCTCCCTCGGTCTCGTCCACCTCGAGCGGCACACTGGAGGCGTTGGGCAGGGCCCGTCCCTCGATGTTCGGCAGGTACGGCTCGTAGTCCAGACCCTTGCGCTCGTAGAACAGCAGATAGGCGGCACTTGGATCGATGACTGGCTTCTGGGATATCTCGCGACAGGAGCTGTCGTTGTAGCAGTACCAGGAACCAGTTGCATTCGATGCATAGGAAATGTAGTGACCCCCATTCAGCATGCCCGAGTGAGACTGCAGGAGAAGAAGGTTGTTAAAGAGCCAGCAAGATGAGAGCTATGGGCTACACCCACCACAACGGCATAGAGTCGGTACTTGGGATCGAACTCGTCCACCTCCGGCTTGAGTCGGTGCTGGTGATAGTCCTCGAACTCGCCATCCACGATGGGCGTTTTGGTGAGACTCGTCGAGATGAGGCGTTGTCGTCGGGCAGCATTGATGGTCTTGCTCTGGCGGAGGATGTTTCCGGTGGgagctggtgctgctgctgccggagTTGAGCCCGCTTTCGTTGAAAGCTCCTCCTTGGTGGGTGCATCAATCTCGTCCAGCTCACTAACTTCGTTGCTTGCCAGCGGCACGTCGGCATCCTTCTTCATTTCCAGCAGCTCCTTGTGCCGCAGTATCGTCTCCTGGGGAACCGAGGCCAGATACGGAGTGGGATCGAAGTCATCGAAGGGGAAGTGCACCACTTTCTGCGACTTGACCCACTTGCCGTTGACGCAGTTGAACCGCTTCAAGTGGACAATCTAAAAGaagaattttatatttgataAGGAGTCTTTGAGTTAAGTCCAGATGAACAGCTTACCAGTATGGGAGGCAGCTTCCAGATCTGCAGTTTCTTGGTGGCGGGTTTCTTGCCCTTGCAGTGGCTGCAGTGGTACCACTGCTCCAGCTTCTCCTCGGAGGTGAAGGCGCGCAGGCAATGATTCAGGTCCACGGGCTCCACTTGCTCCCGCCGACTTATGGCAATGGTCTCGTGATCCACCCAAAGCTAGGAAAGGATAAATGTGATCATAAGGAAGGTACACTTGAAGAGCTTATACATACGCGCTCCAGGGTGCTTTGGTAGCGCAAATGCAGGGCAGTCGGATCCCAGTCGATGGCAATGGTAAAGTCTTcaaagtatttggttgtcGGTGTGTACGACAACGAGGCGGTGTACTCCGGCGTCCGTTTGGCCTCCAGATTGGGTAACGATGGAAATTTAGCGTTCATTTTTGGCGTGGATGTGTTGCCTACAAGAAAAAGAGGAACATCAGTTAATATATTCTTGCAAAACTTGAATCTCTACTCACTGGCCACTGCATTGATGGGCGGCAGGGCTCCCTGGAGCACATAGTCATTGTTGCAGCGGATCTCGCACCCGCGACAGAAGCTGGACCAGGGGCAGATCGCGCAGGTCAGTCCGTCCGCCTTGACGGCGCGCAACGTGAAGGGAAAATCGTAGCCCAGGCTGTCATCACTGCGGAAGATTGAGATCCTTCATGTATAGAAGTATAAACTTCTTATATGGTGATACTAACCAATCGGCGGCATGATTAGCCTGCTCCGTGGTGGCCGGCAGCGGGCTGAGCAGCCTGCTCACCTGCAGCCACACGGCGCAGTACAGATCCTTGTGGGTTCCGCCCTCACTATTAGGGATGAGCAGTGGAACCCCAAACAGACTTGGTCGCGTCTTGTGGTAGGAGAGGAAGTAGCTGTCGTGCCGGGTGATCTTCCGGTGCACAGCCACCAGATATTTTCCCGCCTTGTGCGGCGGCTGCGAGGAGCGCCGCGAGTAGACGCCACTGCTGGTCTCCGGCTGCGAGGTGGTGATCTGGTCCGGCTGGTcgggctcctcctcctcgttgCCCTCCTCCGCCTGTTCATCGACATCCAGGCTGGCGCCCAGCGTGTTGCCCGTGCTCAGGCCACTG
This window of the Drosophila biarmipes strain raj3 chromosome 3L, RU_DBia_V1.1, whole genome shotgun sequence genome carries:
- the LOC108028015 gene encoding chromodomain-helicase-DNA-binding protein Mi-2 homolog; protein product: MASEEENDDNFQEEEEAQEDNAPAAELSNDSDAPLKPNNDEDDDYDPEDNRKKKKGKKRKTRKGEEKGRKKKKRKKNESEEDSDFVQHDEEVEYPSTSKRGRKRKEEKQAAKEKESASSGMPSVEDVCSAFSVCDVEIEYSEEELQSLTTYKAFMQHVRPILQKENPKIAAPKLMMLVAAKWREFCESNPHIQQEGGAGGSGTSAGQARSVAGDEPEEPRSSRSSRNEKPDDIYEEVVEEEEEEEEEEKKPRRKRSGRGKKGRRPSAKVPTLKIKLLGKRKRDSSDEEQEASGASERDSDLEFERMLQKSDDSADEKETPASTKADNSAPAAQEDASGAPVVRKKAKTKIGNKFKKKNKLKKTKNFPEGEDGEHEHQDYCEVCQQGGEIILCDTCPRAYHLVCLEPELDEPPEGKWSCPHCEADGGAAEEEDDDEHQEFCRVCKDGGELLCCDSCPSAYHTFCLNPPLDTIPDGDWRCPRCSCPPLTGKAEKIITWRWAVRPSDDGPSTSKGSKSSNSRVREYFIKWHNMSYWHCEWVPEVQLDVHHPLMIRSFQRKYDMEEPPKFEESLDEADTRFKRIQRHKDKVGMKADDDTELLEEKFYKNGVKPEWLIVQRVINHRTARDGSTMYLVKWRELPYDKSTWEEEGDDIQGLRQAIDYYQDLRAVCTSETTTSRSKKSKKGRKSKLKVEDDEDRPVKHYTPPPEKPTTDLKKKYEDQPAFLEGTGMQLHPYQIEGINWLRYSWGQGIDTILADEMGLGKTIQTVTFLYSLYKEGHCRGPFLVAVPLSTLVNWEREFELWAPDFYCITYIGDKDSRAVIRENELSFEEGAIRGSKVSRLRTTQYKFNVLLTSYELISMDAACLGSIDWAVLVVDEAHRLKSNQSKFFRILNSYAIAYKLLLTGTPLQNNLEELFHLLNFLSRDKFNDLQAFQGEFADVSKEEQVKRLHEMLGPHMLRRLKTDVLKNMPSKSEFIVRVELSAMQKKFYKFILTKNYEALNSKSGGGSCSLINIMMDLKKCCNHPYLFPSAAEEATTSAGGLYEINSLTKAAGKLVLLSKMLKQLKAQNHRVLIFSQMTKMLDILEDFLEGEQYKYERIDGGITGTLRQEAIDRFNAPGAQQFVFLLSTRAGGLGINLATADTVIIYDSDWNPHNDIQAFSRAHRIGQANKVMIYRFVTRNSVEERVTQVAKRKMMLTHLVVRPGMGGKGANFTKQELDDILRFGTEDLFKEDDKEEAIHYDDKAVAELLDRTNRGIEEKESWANEYLSSFKVASYATKEEEEEEETEIIKQDAENSDPAYWVKLLRHHYEQHQEDVGRSLGKGKRVRKQVNYTDGGVVAADTTRDDSNWQDNGSEYNSEYSAGSDEDGGDDDFDDQNGGERKAKRRLERRDDRPLPPLLARVGGNIEVLGFNARQRKSFLNAIMRYGMPPQDAFNSQWLVRDLRGKSERNFKAYVSLFMRHLCEPGADNAETFADGVPREGLSRQHVLTRIGVMSLIRKKVQEFEHINGYYSMPELILKPCEPVRSALKQDAAALEAPPAGGNVDKSATTSNSATPATSAAPSPAPASEKGEDKDKDSEKEKDKASSEKSEVKQEQEAEEDKKPGDVKQENAAEETSGDTKPSEADVKTEVAKTEPKEEAKEAELKEEPKTEEKEKEKAEDKKPIPTTVIDDDDDDVMIVKEDGELEKPSASSPKDHKAAAAAAAAAAAATGATGKGVEDSLEVLKRKFMFNIADGGFTELHTLWLNEEKAAVPGREYEIWHRRHDYWLLAGIVTHGYGRWQDIQNDIRFAIINEPFKMDVGKGNFLEIKNKFLARRFKLLEQALVIEEQLRRAAYLNLAQDPSHPAMSLNARFAEVECLAESHQHLSKESLAGNKPANAVLHKVLNQLEELLSDMKSDVSRLPATLARIPPVAQRLQMSERSILSRLAATAGNASNAAQLMAQFPAGFQGTTLPAFTSGPAGNFANFRPQFSVPGQLSNNSGV